A part of Primulina eburnea isolate SZY01 chromosome 10, ASM2296580v1, whole genome shotgun sequence genomic DNA contains:
- the LOC140803350 gene encoding 26S proteasome non-ATPase regulatory subunit 6 homolog — MEAEEGTQQPQLVIAHKLFQLTQNDVDDIEKVRLRDEVFNFIIANDMAPLYETLVSYKIFDLDQKALESMRAKIEEELKKLDEKIADAEENLGESEVREAHLAKSLFYIRIGDKEKALEQLKLTESKTVAVGQKMDLVFYMLQIGFFHKDFDLISKNIDKAKNLFEEGGDWERKNRLKVFEGLYCMSTRNFKKAADLFLDSISTFTTYELFPYDTFVFYTVLTGIISLDRVSLKQKVVDTPEILTVIGKIPYLSDFLNSLYDCQYKSFFTAFAGLTEHIKLDRYLHPHFRYYMREIRTVVYSQFLESYKSVTIEAMAKAFGVTVDFIDLELSRFIAAGKLHCKIDKVAGVLETNRPDSKNALYQATIKQGDFLLNRIQKLSRVIDL; from the exons ATGGAAGCTGAAGAGGGAACGCAGCAGCCGCAGCTTGTTATCGCGCACAAGCTATTCCAGCTCACGCAAAACGATGTCGATGACATCGAGAAAGTTCGCCTGCGAGATGAGGTCTTCAACTTTATCATTGCCAATG atATGGCTCCGTTGTATGAAACCCTAGTTTCCTACAAGATTTTTGATTTGGATCAGAAGGCGCTCGAATCGATGCGTGCCAAGATCGAGGAAGAGCTGAAGAAGCTTGATGAGAA GATTGCTGATGCGGAAGAAAACTTGGGTGAGAGCGAAGTGAGGGAAGCTCACTTGGCCAAGTCCTTATTTTATATTCGCATTGGTGACAAG GAGAAGGCACTTGAACAACTCAAGTTAACTGAGAGCAAGACTGTTGCAGTTGGGCAAAAGATGGACTTGGTATTCTACATGCTACAGATTGGTTTCTTCCACAAGGACTTTGATCTAATCTCGAAAAACATTGATAAAGCAAAGAA CTTGTTTGAAGAAGGAGGTGACTGGGAGAGGAAGAATCGTTTGAAGGTGTTTGAAGGCTTATATTGCATGTCTactcgcaacttcaagaaagcaGCTGATCTTTTCCTTGATTCTATCTCAACCTTCACAACTTATGAGCTCTTTCCGTATGACACCTTTGTATTTTACACAGTCCTTACTGGCATCATTTCCTTGGATAGAGTTTCCTTGAAACAAAAG GTGGTAGATACCCCTGAGATCTTGACTGTTATTGGCAAAATTCCATATTTATCCGACTTCTTGAATTCTCTCTATGATTGCCAGTACAAATCGTTTTTCACTGCTTTTG CTGGTTTGACTGAGCATATTAAGTTGGATCGCTATTTGCACCCTCACTTCCGGTATTACATGAGGGAGATTAGAACTGTTGTTTATTCTCAGTTTTTGGAATCCTACAAGAGTGTGACTATTGAAGCTATGGCTAAGGCATTTGGAGTCACGGTGGATTTCATTGATCT GGAGCTATCACGATTTATTGCAGCTGGGAAGCTACACTGCAAGATAGATAAGGTTGCCGGGGTGTTGGAAACCAATCGTCCTGATTCTAAAAATGCCCTTTACCAAGCAACAATCAAGCAAGGAGATTTCTTGTTGAACCGTATTCAAAAGCTATCTCGGGTTATTGATCTTTAA
- the LOC140803351 gene encoding glyceraldehyde-3-phosphate dehydrogenase — translation MAKIKIGINGFGRIGRLVARVVLQRDDVELVAVNDPFITVDYMTYMFKYDSVHGQWKHHELKVKDEKTLLFGERPVSVFGIRNPEEIPWAEAGAEYVVESTGVFTDKDKAAAHLKGGAKKVVISAPSKDAPMFVVGVNEKEYTADLNVVSNASCTTNCLAPLAKVINDRFGIIEGLMTTVHSITATQKTVDGPSAKDWRGGRAASFNIIPSSTGAAKAVGKVLPALNGKLTGMSFRVPTVDVSVVDLTVRLEKEATYEQIKAAIKEESEGNLKGILGYTEDHVVSTDFVGDSRSSIFDAQAGIALNKSFVKLVSWYDNEWGYSSRVVDLIKHMASTK, via the exons ATGG CCAAGATTAAGATCGGAATCAACG GGTTTGGAAGAATTGGGCGATTGGTGGCGAGGGTAGTCCTTCAAAGAGACGATGTTGAGCTGGTTGCAGTCAACGATCCCTTCATCACCGTTGACTACATG ACCTACATGTTCAAGTATGACAGTGTTCATGGTCAATGGAAGCACCACGAGCTGAAGGTTAAGGATGAGAAAACCCTTCTCTTTGGGGAGAGACCGGTTTCCGTTTTTGGCATCAG GAACCCTGAGGAGATTCCATGGGCTGAAGCTGGTGCTGAGTATGTTGTCGAATCAACTGGAGTATTCACTGATAAGGACAAGGCTGCTGCTCATTTAAAG GGTGGTGCAAAGAAAGTCGTTATTTCTGCTCCAAGCAAGGATGCACCCATGTTTGTTGTTGGTGTCAATGAGAAGGAATACACTGCAGATCTCAACGTTGTTTCCAATGCAAGCTGTACCACCAACTGTCTCGCTCCCTTGGCTAAG GTTATCAATGATCGATTTGGAATTATAGAAGGTCTTATGACGACCGTGCACTCTATTACAG CCACTCAAAAGACTGTTGATGGACCATCTGCCAAAGACTGGAGGGGTGGTAGAGCTGCTTCTTTCAACATCATTCCCAGCAGCACTGGAGCTGCAAAA GCTGTTGGCAAAGTTCTTCCAGCTCTGAATGGAAAATTGACTGGGATGTCATTCCGTGTACCAACTGTTGATGTTTCTGTAGTTGATCTCACAGTGAGATTGGAGAAGGAGGCCACATATGAACAAATCAAGGCAGCTATCAA GGAGGAATCTGAGGGAAATTTGAAAGGAATCTTAGGCTATACTGAAGATCATGTCGTGTCCACTGACTTTGTTGGTGACAGCAG GTCAAGTATTTTCGATGCCCAGGCCGGCATTGCTTTGAATAAGTCCTTCGTCAAGCTTGTCTCTTGGTATGACAATGAATGGGGCTACAG TTCCCGTGTGGTCGATCTGATCAAGCACATGGCCTCAACCAAGTAA
- the LOC140803352 gene encoding putative late blight resistance protein homolog R1A-10 isoform X2, with protein MAAYAALVSLARSLHQILDLEPHIDLLHKDKIVSLHEKVDYIVTFFEDYSEKHRGAHDRVGKEIRNAAYEAQDFMDSYLCSVSTTTHDDRSCSVSLDRDLDMAFERIDFIWEETTKMKKRDTTEYIRSRSFSSPVDHSSTADQITENKVVEFDDDLNAVKERLYEDSAKLQIIPIVGMGGIGKTTLARRAYEDSLFAQYFDIFAWATVSGEYQRRDTLSQLLQSLKKYTTDRNQQSDESEAQLEKQVYQNLFGRRYLIVIDDIWNTKAWDDLKMVFPNDDNGSRILLTTRISDVAVYAGSSSIPIHQMKLLNEDQSWKLLQENIFGQESCPLHLVELGKKVARNCRGLPLTIVVVAGLLLSSGNMKEEELWESIFENISSIESTIPEQCSKILCLSYDRLPLRLKPCFLYIAAFPEDFEIDVSKLIMLWVAEGFLKPSIQSKCLEDVGKRCLEDLVNRNLVLVSKKGPDGNLVAVGIHDLLRKICITKAEQEGFLHHVSSTRNFCNDAIENPKRRLSSHFRRRFWEIEIQDSSVRSIFHQDLVLTKSSPKFRRLSILDSPHVVWCNLSKVSSTFLNLRCSR; from the exons ATGGCGGCTTATGCTGCGCTTGTCTCACTTGCTCGATCACTCCACCAGATTTTGGATCTTGAACCGCATATCGATCTCCTTCACAAAGACAAAATCGTTTCCCTTCATGAAAAAGTTGACTACATTGTCACTTTCTTCGAAGATTATTCGGAGAAGCACCGCGGAGCACATGATCGTGTGGGAAAGGAAATCAGAAATGCTGCATATGAAGCGCAGGATTTCATGGATTCGTATCTGTGTTCGGTATCAACTACCACCCATGATGATCGGAGTTGTTCTGTGAGCTTGGATCGAGACTTGGACATGGCGTTTGAAAGGATTGATTTCATCTGGGAAGAGACAACGAAGATGAAGAAGAGAGACACGACAGAATATATCCGATCCAGATCTTTTTCTTCTCCCGTTGATCATTCATCCACGGCTGATCAAATTACTGAAAACAAAGTTGTGGAATTTGATGATGACCTGAATGCTGTCAAAGAACGTTTGTACGAAGATTCGGCTAAACTCCAAATTATCCCCATTGTTGGGATGGGAGGAATCGGGAAGACGACTCTTGCTAGAAGAGCTTACGAGGATTCACTCTTTGCTCAGTATTTTGACATCTTTGCCTGGGCAACGGTGTCGGGAGAGTATCAAAGAAGAGACACTCTTTCCCAGCTTCTTCAATCCTTAAAGAAATACACCACCGATCGTAATCAACAATCTGATGAGAGCGAAGCCCAATTGGAGAAACAAGTGTACCAAAATCTATTTGGTAGGCGGTATCTCATTGTGATTGATGATATATGGAATACCAAAGCTTGGGATGATTTGAAGATGGTCTTTCCAAATGATGACAACGGAAGTCGAATTTTGCTGACTACAAGGATATCAGATGTTGCTGTTTATGCAGGATCTTCTAGTATTCCGATCCACCAAATGAAGTTATTGAATGAAGATCAAAGTTGGAAACTACTTCAGGAAAATATTTTCGGGCAAGAATCATGTCCTCTCCACCTGGTGGAACTCGGGAAGAAGGTTGCCAGAAACTGCAGGGGACTTCCGCTCACGATTGTGGTCGTTGCAGGACTGCTCCTTTCTTCAGGAAACATGAAGGAAGAAGAATTGTGGGAAagcatttttgaaaatataagctCGATAGAATCCACAATCCCGGAGCAATGCTCAAAGATACTATGTTTGAGTTATGATCGGTTGCCTCTGCGATTAAAACCGTGTTTCCTCTACATAGCAGCTTTTCCAGAAGATTTTGAAATTGATGTTTCTAAGCTAATCATGTTGTGGGTTGCAGAGGGATTCCTTAAACCAAGTATTCAGTCTAAATGCTTGGAAGATGTGGGGAAGCGATGCTTGGAGGATCTTGTGAATAGAAATCTGGTCTTAGTGAGTAAGAAAGGGCCAGATGGGAATCTCGTAGCTGTCGGAATTCATGATCTCTTGAGGAAGATCTGTAtaacaaaagctgaacaagaGGGATTTCTTCATCATGTCTCGTCCACGAGAAATTTCTGTAATGATGCCATAGAGAATCCAAAGCGTCGTCTCAGTTCACATTTTAGACGAAGGTTTTGGGAAATAGAAATACAAGATTCTAGCGTGCGTTCAATTTTCCACCAGGATTTAGTCCTTACAAAGTCATCTCCGAAATTTAGGCGCCTCAGTATCTTGGATTCCCCCCATGTGGTTTGGTGTAATTTATCGAAAGTAAGCTCAACATTCTTGAATTTAAG GTGCTCGagatag
- the LOC140803352 gene encoding putative late blight resistance protein homolog R1A-3 isoform X1, whose product MAAYAALVSLARSLHQILDLEPHIDLLHKDKIVSLHEKVDYIVTFFEDYSEKHRGAHDRVGKEIRNAAYEAQDFMDSYLCSVSTTTHDDRSCSVSLDRDLDMAFERIDFIWEETTKMKKRDTTEYIRSRSFSSPVDHSSTADQITENKVVEFDDDLNAVKERLYEDSAKLQIIPIVGMGGIGKTTLARRAYEDSLFAQYFDIFAWATVSGEYQRRDTLSQLLQSLKKYTTDRNQQSDESEAQLEKQVYQNLFGRRYLIVIDDIWNTKAWDDLKMVFPNDDNGSRILLTTRISDVAVYAGSSSIPIHQMKLLNEDQSWKLLQENIFGQESCPLHLVELGKKVARNCRGLPLTIVVVAGLLLSSGNMKEEELWESIFENISSIESTIPEQCSKILCLSYDRLPLRLKPCFLYIAAFPEDFEIDVSKLIMLWVAEGFLKPSIQSKCLEDVGKRCLEDLVNRNLVLVSKKGPDGNLVAVGIHDLLRKICITKAEQEGFLHHVSSTRNFCNDAIENPKRRLSSHFRRRFWEIEIQDSSVRSIFHQDLVLTKSSPKFRRLSILDSPHVVWCNLSKVSSTFLNLRYISFTLHGTLSSPNGFLASLSKLPNLETIIANVISSIRFQIPYEILRMPKLRHLIISHPPHEILTMPKLMSQPRHLLLDPSNIGIVNKSNLQTLNGVVDFIFTEDVINILVNLKQLTVVFYEYDDNLDDFNLDNLFLLQNLEELEVSIDLHNHFFRSDSPIPPWNYAFPTNLNKLTLRGVPFPWENMTIIGSLPYLQVLEIVENNIKRDSEWTSVEGKFLRLKYFCSSLDDLVTWEVEKDHLPSLESLILRNVMWIDEIPCGLGEIDSLQLIELHDCIESLVNSAKRIQQQQHENGYNVFQVNVFNRVIIDNYY is encoded by the coding sequence ATGGCGGCTTATGCTGCGCTTGTCTCACTTGCTCGATCACTCCACCAGATTTTGGATCTTGAACCGCATATCGATCTCCTTCACAAAGACAAAATCGTTTCCCTTCATGAAAAAGTTGACTACATTGTCACTTTCTTCGAAGATTATTCGGAGAAGCACCGCGGAGCACATGATCGTGTGGGAAAGGAAATCAGAAATGCTGCATATGAAGCGCAGGATTTCATGGATTCGTATCTGTGTTCGGTATCAACTACCACCCATGATGATCGGAGTTGTTCTGTGAGCTTGGATCGAGACTTGGACATGGCGTTTGAAAGGATTGATTTCATCTGGGAAGAGACAACGAAGATGAAGAAGAGAGACACGACAGAATATATCCGATCCAGATCTTTTTCTTCTCCCGTTGATCATTCATCCACGGCTGATCAAATTACTGAAAACAAAGTTGTGGAATTTGATGATGACCTGAATGCTGTCAAAGAACGTTTGTACGAAGATTCGGCTAAACTCCAAATTATCCCCATTGTTGGGATGGGAGGAATCGGGAAGACGACTCTTGCTAGAAGAGCTTACGAGGATTCACTCTTTGCTCAGTATTTTGACATCTTTGCCTGGGCAACGGTGTCGGGAGAGTATCAAAGAAGAGACACTCTTTCCCAGCTTCTTCAATCCTTAAAGAAATACACCACCGATCGTAATCAACAATCTGATGAGAGCGAAGCCCAATTGGAGAAACAAGTGTACCAAAATCTATTTGGTAGGCGGTATCTCATTGTGATTGATGATATATGGAATACCAAAGCTTGGGATGATTTGAAGATGGTCTTTCCAAATGATGACAACGGAAGTCGAATTTTGCTGACTACAAGGATATCAGATGTTGCTGTTTATGCAGGATCTTCTAGTATTCCGATCCACCAAATGAAGTTATTGAATGAAGATCAAAGTTGGAAACTACTTCAGGAAAATATTTTCGGGCAAGAATCATGTCCTCTCCACCTGGTGGAACTCGGGAAGAAGGTTGCCAGAAACTGCAGGGGACTTCCGCTCACGATTGTGGTCGTTGCAGGACTGCTCCTTTCTTCAGGAAACATGAAGGAAGAAGAATTGTGGGAAagcatttttgaaaatataagctCGATAGAATCCACAATCCCGGAGCAATGCTCAAAGATACTATGTTTGAGTTATGATCGGTTGCCTCTGCGATTAAAACCGTGTTTCCTCTACATAGCAGCTTTTCCAGAAGATTTTGAAATTGATGTTTCTAAGCTAATCATGTTGTGGGTTGCAGAGGGATTCCTTAAACCAAGTATTCAGTCTAAATGCTTGGAAGATGTGGGGAAGCGATGCTTGGAGGATCTTGTGAATAGAAATCTGGTCTTAGTGAGTAAGAAAGGGCCAGATGGGAATCTCGTAGCTGTCGGAATTCATGATCTCTTGAGGAAGATCTGTAtaacaaaagctgaacaagaGGGATTTCTTCATCATGTCTCGTCCACGAGAAATTTCTGTAATGATGCCATAGAGAATCCAAAGCGTCGTCTCAGTTCACATTTTAGACGAAGGTTTTGGGAAATAGAAATACAAGATTCTAGCGTGCGTTCAATTTTCCACCAGGATTTAGTCCTTACAAAGTCATCTCCGAAATTTAGGCGCCTCAGTATCTTGGATTCCCCCCATGTGGTTTGGTGTAATTTATCGAAAGTAAGCTCAACATTCTTGAATTTAAGGTACATTTCTTTTACCTTACACGGCACACTTTCATCACCCAACGGTTTTCTAGCCTCATTATCCAAGCTTCCCAATCTCGAGACTATAATTGCTAATGTAATTTCCTCTATTAGATTTCAAATACCCTATGAAATTTTGAGGATGCCAAAGTTAAGGCATCTGATAATAAGCCACCCCCCTCATGAAATTTTGACGATGCCGAAGTTAATGAGCCAGCCCCGTCATTTATTATTGGACCCCTCTAACATAGGAATCGTCAACAAAAGCAATCTACAAACGCTTAATGGGGTGGTCGATTTCATATTTACTGaagatgtcatcaacatacttgTGAATCTAAAGCAATTGACAGTTGTTTTTTATGAGTATGATgataatttggatgattttaaTCTCGACAATCTTTTTCTTCTCCAAAACCTTGAAGAATTAGAGGTCTCAATCGATCTACATAATCATTTCTTTCGGAGTGACTCGCCTATTCCGCCATGGAACTATGCTTTTCCTACCAACCTCAACAAGTTAACTCTACGAGGAGTTCCTTTCCCTTGGGAAAACATGACCATAATTGGGTCACTCCCATATCTTCAGGTGCTCGagatagtagaaaacaatatcAAAAGAGATTCCGAGTGGACGTCAGTGGAAGGCAAATTTCTTCGACTCAAGTACTTTTGTTCTTCGTTAGATGATTTGGTGACGTGGGAAGTGGAAAAAGATCACCTCCCAAGCCTCGAAAGCTTGATTCTCAGGAATGTCATGTGGATCGACGAGATCCCTTGTGGATTAGGAGAAATAGATTCACTTCAACTTATCGAATTACATGACTGTATCGAATCATTAGTGAATTCGGCAAAGCGAATCCAGCAGCAGCAACATGAAAATGGGTACAATGTTTTTCAAGTGAATGTCTTTAATCGTGTTATTATAGACAATTATTATTGA